A single region of the Fimbriimonadaceae bacterium genome encodes:
- the cheD gene encoding chemoreceptor glutamine deamidase CheD, producing the protein MPAIDTDTFSHIRRMHDRRFPHEIACILPGEFFVSREPMVVYTVLGSCISACIRDPIVGVGGMNHFMLPAPKEHQSGDSWGGESTRYGSFAMEQLINEILKRGGVKHRLEIKLFGAGRIYEGNIDVGARNTEWVLQFLKTEGYAVAKSDLGDVYPRKVYYFTDSGRVLMKKIERVKNRTIYERESAYQHRIAEEPTAQQGEITLF; encoded by the coding sequence ATGCCCGCTATTGACACCGATACATTTTCTCATATCCGCCGGATGCACGATCGCCGGTTTCCTCACGAAATCGCCTGCATTCTGCCGGGTGAATTTTTCGTGAGCCGGGAACCGATGGTGGTCTATACCGTCCTCGGTTCCTGTATTTCCGCCTGCATTCGCGATCCGATCGTCGGCGTCGGCGGCATGAATCATTTTATGCTTCCCGCACCGAAGGAACACCAATCCGGAGACTCCTGGGGCGGGGAGTCGACACGCTATGGCTCGTTCGCCATGGAACAACTGATCAATGAGATTCTCAAACGCGGCGGGGTGAAACATCGTCTCGAAATCAAACTGTTCGGCGCCGGGAGAATCTACGAAGGCAACATCGATGTCGGTGCCCGCAATACCGAATGGGTGCTGCAATTTCTGAAGACCGAAGGGTACGCCGTCGCCAAAAGCGATCTCGGCGACGTGTACCCCCGGAAGGTGTACTACTTTACGGATTCCGGTCGCGTGCTGATGAAAAAGATCGAACGGGTGAAGAATCGTACGATCTACGAGCGGGAGTCCGCCTACCAGCATCGGATCGCAGAGGAGCCGACGGCACAGCAGGGCGAGATCACGCTGTTTTAA
- a CDS encoding chemotaxis response regulator protein-glutamate methylesterase has protein sequence MAKVRVLTIDDSALMRQVLAELLSKDPDIEVIGSAPDPYVAREKIKALNPDVLTLDVEMPKMDGLTFLEKLMRGRPTPVIMVSSLTEAGCETTLRALELGAVDFITKPKIDLRQGMDDIAADLIAKVKGAATASLRQTPAAGAQTAVRPTQLNSAMIKTTDMIIAIGSSTGGTEAVKEVIQVLPPNTPPILITQHMPEKFTKTWADRMNELCRISVKEAEDGDSVLPGHALIAPGNYHMTLVRSGARYSVRINQNEPVNRHRPSVDVMFDSVAQYAGGNSVGVILTGMGGDGAKGLLKMKQAGAYTIAQDEASCVVFGMPKEAIKLGAADVVRPLKDIAATVLTHVTRA, from the coding sequence ATGGCGAAAGTGCGAGTCCTGACGATCGACGATTCCGCGCTGATGAGACAAGTGTTGGCTGAGCTGCTGTCGAAAGATCCCGACATCGAGGTCATCGGCAGCGCACCGGATCCCTATGTCGCCAGAGAGAAGATCAAGGCGCTCAATCCGGATGTGCTGACCCTGGATGTGGAAATGCCGAAGATGGACGGCTTGACCTTCTTAGAAAAGCTGATGCGGGGACGTCCTACACCGGTGATCATGGTCAGTTCCTTGACCGAGGCCGGCTGCGAGACCACACTCCGCGCGCTGGAGCTCGGGGCGGTGGACTTCATCACCAAGCCGAAGATCGATCTTCGCCAGGGCATGGACGACATCGCCGCCGACTTGATCGCGAAGGTCAAAGGCGCAGCCACCGCGTCGCTCCGACAGACGCCCGCGGCAGGCGCACAGACTGCTGTGAGGCCGACCCAACTGAACTCGGCCATGATCAAAACGACCGACATGATCATCGCGATCGGATCTTCGACCGGCGGGACCGAAGCCGTGAAGGAGGTCATCCAGGTGCTGCCACCCAATACCCCTCCGATATTGATCACGCAGCATATGCCTGAAAAGTTCACGAAAACCTGGGCCGATCGCATGAACGAACTCTGCCGCATCTCCGTGAAAGAAGCCGAAGACGGGGACAGCGTGTTGCCCGGTCATGCGCTCATCGCCCCCGGCAACTACCATATGACCTTGGTTCGCAGCGGTGCGCGGTATTCGGTGCGTATCAATCAGAACGAACCGGTGAACCGCCATCGCCCCTCGGTCGACGTCATGTTCGACTCCGTGGCCCAATATGCGGGAGGGAATTCGGTCGGTGTCATCCTGACCGGGATGGGCGGCGACGGCGCAAAGGGCTTACTCAAGATGAAACAAGCCGGAGCCTATACCATCGCGCAGGATGAGGCGTCCTGCGTCGTGTTCGGCATGCCCAAAGAAGCCATCAAGCTCGGCGCAGCCGACGTCGTGCGCCCGCTCAAAGACATTGCCGCAACCGTGCTGACTCATGTCACCCGTGCCTGA
- a CDS encoding STAS domain-containing protein: MKITKEVNNRKVTLKLEGNFTYTQRKPFQEMLKSVAVDGVDQIVIDLSQVAFLDSAALGLLMISHRQLQAEKRTLSLAYPQPTVRQIIELANLHKTIPLIDADAPSMIKKSA, from the coding sequence ATGAAAATCACGAAAGAAGTCAACAATCGCAAGGTGACCTTGAAGCTGGAAGGTAACTTTACATACACCCAGCGCAAACCGTTTCAGGAAATGCTGAAATCGGTCGCCGTGGACGGAGTCGACCAGATCGTCATCGATCTCTCTCAAGTGGCATTTCTCGACAGCGCGGCATTGGGGCTCTTGATGATTTCCCACCGCCAATTGCAGGCCGAAAAACGCACCCTGTCGCTGGCCTACCCGCAGCCCACGGTCCGGCAGATTATCGAGTTGGCCAATCTGCACAAGACGATTCCGCTGATCGATGCGGACGCGCCGTCGATGATTAAGAAGAGCGCCTGA